From a region of the Triticum aestivum cultivar Chinese Spring chromosome 7D, IWGSC CS RefSeq v2.1, whole genome shotgun sequence genome:
- the LOC123168909 gene encoding uncharacterized protein has translation MEQFQDGHHVRLRSRERGTYLHADDDGLGVSLHHRRASMNTAWAVHIYQGDGNNQYVLLHSAAYGRYLGATDAPAPRGHSGRRVEQCDYEPWEEMAIRWQVVRIGSGDDILLRQVAGRLRANGKYLSVDGFNSVGPMMHWVVERIPAREDTPRLAAPTGLRFPRSLAFLLPWRVIQYEQAGADEPNANFAWASLVFRGRSAFHLRKKLARRLDAAMDACNLVMCVRAGTHGRPTPLLVDLPHSDETLDIVVVMAGTPAHADLRYPNVNAE, from the exons ATGGAGCAGTTCCAGGACGGCCACCACGTGCGGCTGCGGAGCCGCGAGCGCGGCACGTACCTGCACGCCGACGACGACGGGCTTGGCGTCTCTCTCCACCACCGCCGGGCGTCGATGAACACGGCGTGGGCGGTGCACATCTACCAGGGAGATGGAAACAACCAGTACGTGCTCCTCCACAGCGCCGCCTACGGCCGCTACCTCGGCGCCACGGACGCGCCGGCGCCGCGAGGCCACAGCGGGCGCCGCGTCGAGCAGTGCGACTACGAGCCCTGGGAGGAGATGGCCATCAGGTGGCAGGTCGTCAGGATCGGCTCGGGGGACGATATCCTGCTCCGCCAGGTCGCCGGCCGCCTCCGCGCCAACGGGAAGTATCTCAGCGTCGACGGCTTCAACAGCGTCGGCCCGATGATGCACTGGGTCGTGGAGCGCATCCCCGCCAGGGAGGACACGCCTCGCCTTGCAGCTCCGACTGGG CTCCGCTTCCCCAGAAGCCTCGCCTTCCTGTTGCCGTGGCGGGTGATCCAGTACGAGCAGGCCGGCGCCGACGAGCCCAACGCCAACTTCGCCTGGGCCTCACTCGTATTCAGGGGCAGGTCCGCGTTCCACCTGAGGAAGAAGCTGGCCCGCCGGCTGGATGCCGCCATGGACGCCTGCAACCTCGTCATGTGCGTCCGAGCGGGTACGCACGGGCGGCCTACCCCACTGCTCGTCGATCTGCCCCACAGCGACGAGACCCTCGACATCGTCGTCGTCATGGCCGGGACGCCAG CCCACGCAGACCTGCGGTACCCGAATGTCAATGCAGAGTAG
- the LOC123163687 gene encoding uncharacterized protein produces the protein MEQFQDGHHVRLRSRERGMYLHADEDGHGVSLHHRRASMNAAWVVHLYHGHAEYVLLHSSAYGRYLAATEAPAPLGHRGLRVELRDYAQPEVQAIMWKADGADSGNDVLLWQFTGRCLRANGRYLSWNNGVSAEDIEDTYIVSTMMHWVVEPIPAMEDMPPLPRPTGLLFPGILTALLPSRLIVYVRAGADGTRMNHGALVFRGRSVVRLRKKLMRRLDVSDLVMCVEAGTFGRPTPLVVDLPRSVRDLHIVVFAAGTPAHAEVRYPDVDAV, from the exons ATGGAGCAGTTTCAGGACGGCCACCACGTGCGGCTGCGGAGCCGCGAGCGCGGCATGTACCTACACGCCGACGAGGACGGGCATGGCGTCTCCCTCCACCACCGCCGGGCGTCGATGAACGCGGCTTGGGTGGTGCACTTGTACCACGGCCACGCGGAGTACGTGCTCCTCCACAGCTCCGCCTACGGTCGCTACCTCGCCGCCACGGAAGCGCCGGCGCCGCTAGGCCACCGCGGGCTGCGCGTCGAGCTGCGCGACTACGCACAGCCGGAGGTGCAGGCCATCATGTGGAAGGCCGACGGGGCCGACTCTGGGAACGACGTCCTGCTCTGGCAGTTCACCGGCCGCTGCCTCCGCGCCAACGGGAGGTACCTCAGCTGGAACAATGGCGTCAGCGCCGAGGACATCGAGGACACCTACATCGTCAGCACGATGATGCACTGGGTAGTGGAGCCCATCCCCGCCATGGAGGACATGCCCCCCCTTCCACGTCCGACTGGG CTTCTCTTCCCCGGAATACTCACCGCCCTGTTGCCGTCGCGGCTGATCGTGTACGTGCGGGCGGGGGCCGACGGGACCCGCATGAACCACGGCGCGTTGGTGTTCAGGGGCAGGTCCGTGGTCCGCCTTAGGAAGAAGCTGATGCGCCGGCTGGACGTCTCCGACCTCGTCATGTGCGTCGAAGCGGGTACTTTCGGGCGGCCTACCCCACTCGTCGTCGACCTGCCCCGCAGCGTCCGGGACCTCCACATCGTCGTCTTCGCGGCCGGGACGCCAG CCCACGCGGAGGTGCGGTACCCAGATGTCGATGCAGTGTAG